A portion of the Haemorhous mexicanus isolate bHaeMex1 chromosome 3, bHaeMex1.pri, whole genome shotgun sequence genome contains these proteins:
- the MAP10 gene encoding microtubule-associated protein 10, with the protein MERLFALELLVEVLRVAEPGPAELPGPAEHPAVALRLLDFPTLVLRPAAAAPPLRPGQPFPFGRGKRCLFRWRPDSLFAALCRRPLRALLLALPAGLAPGPPRLLGSCAVSLAPAAEVLQRPGAPSSCGSRGRFALRDTAGRPVGELVLRYRLSCLEAGEARPASPRAATPPATTPEPQDEEEEREEEKEEEEGEQLEGNVFCPPLLYYSREPAEPQRPPATIGQWEHVEPQRPQKDKGHSPPRPSAGPSLLHPTSPREPQNAPVQLPLLSALLAELSVLTRSAVPAAAVHPHLAWLYQAPGSWDTASQPPSHSAALRPAETPVEPARSSEVPSPPFKQGCQKATSPESSAVGRRPKKAVPEGQPACERSCKAKENRPPRKKLLYGLTNTLRLRLQQTNPDKLIIHERREQYRKKQMEMLKGRSPLPKRKLVRNPEEQHVVSCRHCSTGRSSKRNNQLDKIVQTSLENSGLSESVSVTGDKSPGLQKQSIASLSRNDSIITAPLPEETLLKSAHEEKYAEAQLPAAFPSDAYAKGSYNDAINLIHHKTMEHDDMSVVSGHKLSPSRSVENNSEFIYSDDFVASPENTVCSEDFTNAESTGRDSKVCDSSPEPQWLERPKQDRSDTESSRSRMSKTSQRAQSTSDLVPVPSASSPVQSLRRNCDFKTSMGTSAESADSLELAETEASLLEDEEQKAQQMSKEENREQMINEENRGDQCIKEISTLRSKQLKSDTDLNTGKGQTSTGQKQSVTQVSSYLPSNMSDLELSVLENSRSDKEDDFLEKLHGPNQYKDISELVINKLPGYTM; encoded by the coding sequence ATGGAGCGGCTATTCgcgctggagctgctggtggaggTGCTGCGGGTGGCGGAGCCGGGGCCCGCGGAGCTCCCGGGGCCCGCGGAACACCCGGCCGTGGCTCTGCGCCTCTTGGACTTCCCCACCCTCGTGCtgcgccccgccgccgccgcgccgcctcTGCGGCCGGGACAGCCTTTCCCTTTCGGCCGCGGCAAGCGCTGCCTGTTCCGCTGGCGCCCGGACTCTCTTTTTGCCGCGCTCTGCCGCCGCCCGCTCCGCGCCCTTCTCCTGGCGCTGCCCGCCGGGCTCGCCCCGGGACCGCCCCGCCTCCTCGGCAGCTGCGCCGTGTCCTTGGCCCCCGCCGCCGAGGTTCTGCAGCGGCCCGGGGCGCCCTCCTCCTGCGGCAGCCGCGGCCGCTTCGCGCTGCGAGACACCGCGGGCCGCCCCGTCGGGGAGCTGGTCCTGCGCTACCGGCTCAGCTGCCTGGAGGCCGGTGAGGCGCGTCCCGCCAGCCCCCGTGCTGCCACACCGCCTGCCACCACCCCGGAACCGCAagacgaggaggaggagagggaggaggagaaggaagaggaggagggtgagCAGCTGGAAGGCAACGTCTTTTGCCCTCCACTGCTGTATTACAGCCGTGAGCCGGCTGAGCCTCAGCGGCCGCCAGCAACAATAGGGCAGTGGGAGCATGTGGAGCCCCAGAGACCGCAGAAGGACAAGGGCCACAGCCCACCGCGTCCCAGTGCTGGGCCCTCTCTGCTGCACCCCACCAGCCCTCGAGAGCCCCAGAACGCCCCGGtgcagctgccactgctcagTGCCTTGCTGGCAGAACTGTCAGTGCTCACCCGCAgcgctgtgcctgctgctgctgtgcacccTCACCTTGCCTGGCTCTACCAGGCCCCAGGGAGTTGGGACACGGCCTCACAGCCTCCGAGTCACTCTGCTGCCCTGAGGCCTGCAGAGACACCTGTGGagcctgccaggagcagtgAAGTCCCAAGCCCTCCGTTCAAACAAGGCTGTCAAAAGGCCACCTCCCCAGAGTCTTCTGCAGTTGGGAGAAGACCCAAGAAAGCTGTGCCTGAGGGACAGCCAGCCTGTGAGAGGAGCTGCAAAGCTAAGGAGAACAGACCTCCCAGAAAGAAGTTGTTGTATGGGCTGACAAATACACTGAGGCTACGGCTGCAGCAGACCAACCCGGATAAGCTGATAATTCATGAAAGGAGGGAGCAGTACAGGAAAAAGCAAATGGAGATGCTAAAAGGGAGAAGCCCCTTACCCAAGAGAAAACTGGTCAGAAACCCTGAAGAACAGCATGTGGTGTCTTGCAGGCATTGTAGCACAGGGCGAAGTTCAAAGCGGAATAATCAGTTGGATAAAATTGTTCAGACTTCATTAGAAAACAGTGGTCTCTCAGAGTCAGTTTCTGTTACAGGAGATAAATCCCCTGGCCTGCAGAAACAGTCTATTGCAAGTCTATCCAGGAACGATTCAATAATTACAGCCCCCTTACCAGAGGAAACTCTGTTAAAATCCGCTCATGAGGAAAAGTATGCAGAAGCTCAActcccagcagcattcccatcAGATGCTTATGCAAAAGGAAGTTACAATGATGCAATAAACTTAATCCATCATAAAACCATGGAGCATGATGATATGTCTGTTGTAAGTGGTCATAAACTAAGCCCCAGCAGAAGTGTTGAAAACAATTCTGAATTCATATACTCTGATGACTTTGTTGCTAGTCCAGAGAACACAGTTTGTTCAGAAGATTTCACCAATGCTGAGAGTACAGGCAGAGACTCGAAAGTTTGTGACAGCAGTCCTGAACCTCAATGGCTTGAAAGACCAAAGCAAGATAGGTCAGATACAGAATCCAGCAGGTCCAGAATGTCAAAGACAAGTCAAAGAGCTCAAAGTACTTCAGATCTTGTGCCAGTTCCTTCAGCTTCATCTCCAGTCCAGTCTTTGAGGAGAAACTGTGACTTTAAAACCAGCATGGGAACTAGTGCTGAATCTGCTGATTCACTTGAACTTGCTGAGACGGAGGCATCATTATTAGAAGATGAAGAGCAGAAAGCCCAACAGATGAGTAAGGAAGAGAACAGGGAACAGATGATTAATGAAGAGAACAGGGGTGATCAATGTATTAAAGAAATATCTACACTGAGAAGCAAACAACTTAAATCTGACACTGATCTGAATACAGGAAAGGGGCAGACCTCTACAGGACAAAAGCAGTCAGTAACTCAAGTTAGCTCTTACTTGCCATCTAATATGTCTGATCTTGAACTTAGTGTTCTGGAAAACAGTAGGTCAGACAAAGAAGATGATTTTCTGGAAAAACTGCATGGCCCTAATCAGTACAAAGACATCAGTGAACTTGTAATAAACAAACTGCCAGGATACACAATGTAA